The following are from one region of the Staphylococcus schleiferi genome:
- a CDS encoding efflux RND transporter periplasmic adaptor subunit, whose protein sequence is MTKKLICIVLLFILLPFSFMTFFLFFNNQSENSDLKMVRASASQPLVLNGIVQSDYQKVIVNQTTLGEVKKIEVVDGQSVKINDPLLTYHNAAKAHQINFLSHLIQQNRNPSNTLNYRAQIAQLQEQQNTTIKSPFEGIVHLHKHFPSFQNEKILEVYSKKQHLSFIVPENLYTKIKVNQPVSVKKVFDTKTYKGTVTSISSVPTTSDNSSSFSTYSFNVKTAENFPIGTHFTLQIEQSRIVLPQDTLFDRNSVVINKNGKFIKRIINYDRINEQLLIDKGVFIGEKVVRNPNANILEPS, encoded by the coding sequence ATGTATTGTCTTATTATTTATTTTGCTGCCCTTTTCTTTTATGACATTCTTTTTATTTTTTAATAACCAATCAGAAAACTCTGATTTAAAAATGGTGCGTGCCAGTGCTTCTCAGCCTTTAGTGTTAAATGGCATTGTGCAATCGGACTATCAAAAAGTGATTGTAAATCAAACAACGTTAGGAGAAGTTAAAAAAATTGAGGTTGTAGATGGACAATCTGTAAAAATAAATGACCCACTTCTCACTTACCACAATGCTGCTAAAGCCCACCAAATCAACTTTCTTTCTCATCTTATCCAACAAAATCGAAATCCTTCCAACACCTTAAACTATCGTGCTCAGATTGCTCAACTCCAAGAGCAACAAAACACAACAATCAAATCTCCCTTTGAAGGAATCGTGCATTTGCACAAACATTTTCCGAGTTTCCAGAATGAAAAAATACTTGAGGTTTATTCCAAAAAACAGCACCTATCATTTATAGTTCCGGAAAATTTGTATACGAAGATCAAAGTTAATCAGCCTGTATCTGTCAAGAAAGTTTTTGATACCAAAACTTACAAAGGCACGGTGACTTCTATATCTTCAGTACCTACCACTTCTGATAATTCTTCCAGTTTTTCCACCTATTCTTTCAATGTTAAAACAGCTGAAAACTTTCCTATTGGTACACACTTCACTTTACAAATCGAACAATCACGTATCGTCTTACCCCAAGACACACTTTTTGACCGTAATTCTGTTGTTATAAATAAAAATGGAAAATTCATTAAACGAATAATAAATTATGATAGAATAAATGAGCAACTTTTAATTGATAAAGGTGTTTTTATTGGAGAAAAAGTTGTTAGAAATCCAAATGCAAATATTTTAGAACCAAGTTAA
- the sarA gene encoding global transcriptional regulator SarA yields the protein MAVTRVKDCFELLSMVTYADRLKSVIKKEFKISFEEFAVLTHLSYRIEEEYYLKDIINNLNYKQPQVVKAVKNLSQEGYFDKRRNENDERTVLILINDEQREKINALLERVNETIKSTDIRPQ from the coding sequence ATGGCTGTTACAAGAGTCAAAGATTGTTTTGAATTATTATCCATGGTTACTTATGCCGATAGATTGAAAAGTGTGATTAAAAAGGAGTTCAAAATTAGTTTTGAAGAATTCGCTGTTTTAACACACTTAAGCTATCGTATTGAAGAGGAATACTACTTGAAAGATATTATTAACAACTTGAATTACAAACAACCTCAAGTTGTTAAAGCTGTTAAAAATTTATCTCAAGAAGGTTATTTCGATAAGCGTCGTAATGAAAACGATGAGCGTACAGTACTTATATTGATTAATGATGAACAACGCGAAAAAATTAATGCTTTATTAGAACGTGTGAATGAAACAATCAAATCTACTGATATTAGACCGCAATAA